TCAGGCTAACTAGCCATTTCAGTTGGCCAAAATCCTCGTAACATTAACCCGTCAACTTCACTGAACAGAAGATACCATTGCTATTGTTAATGGTCACCCATCTTCATTTTGAACCATAACCCCAATAACTTCACTGCACGGAAGAAAATGAGGTGGAAACTGACACCAGGTTGCCGAGTTTAATATTAGTTGAACCATAACTCGATTAGTAGATCAGCACGACCATTTCCTTACGCTATATACATGAGAATAAACAAACTGTATGGACGAGATAAACCTAAAATATGCCTCATGCTTGCATCATTAGTAACTATAGATAAACGTGTCAACTGATAAAAGCGGGAGCGTTTGATCGATCCTACTATTAATAAATATTCATTTATTAAAGAGAAAATTCAAGTTCAATTAATGGTCTTGTACGTAAAACACAGATAAATCAGGTAGCTATAAGCCTATAACGTGTAGACTGTAGAGCCAAGGATTTGGGTAGTAGTGCATGCGCATCAGTAAAATCAGCTTTTGAATTGTCCTCCTCATTTCTATCCCAAAGCTTAAAATGGAAGTTCTCGTGACATCAAGTTGACCGTGAAAAGTACAGTGAAGCAAATTTTATGCATGGTGCATCCAGCGGCTTCACCCATTAAAATACCACTAGTTTACTGCTGCAGCACGCTGACCAAAAGTCGTACATGCATGCATAATTTTTATAATCGTTAATGTATACCAATTCCGTTTTTTAAAAAAGATATttctcactttttcattttagcctttTCATTTTTGCCTAAAAAGAGGACAAACTAGAAAAAATGATagtaaatcaaagctaaattgaaaatttgttttctttcttcttctcttctcctcctcccatcaaccgtaacctccattaaaactcaaaatttcatcatcttcgattaatcgacgattcgaaaattaatcaagtgcagtgtaatgacttatatgaggtatgttttgaaaacccagttacgatttggtttattttgttcgatttaagtttaatttctatcaaaaaatagggttttagatgaaaattgaaattgaaatttctaggttatgtgagttacggttgattttaactcaattacgaactgtaactggatattttgatgttgttacggttggaaatagttcaattaccaaccgtatgttcttatatctgagaattttcttcagttatggttggtaaccatttcagttacggttggtatcgagcatttggttaccaacgttaactgagttacggttggtatcgagcatttagttaccaactgtaactggttttacgattgggttttcttcaaatttaaccagttacggttggtagttcatcttttacgaaccgtaacttcgatttacggttggttatgagcaaaatttcaaccgtaattagctctgaaaatgtaaaaacaaaatgaattttttacgtattttagataactttgagcaacaaaaagctagttgggactaatttagaagcaTACCTGATCATTTTCAGGTtctggttcttcattttgttggttaatttcttcaattgattgagattgaccttctcctctaaactttttttttttttaactctaaaaatctgattttggttttgattttgagttaatataagtgaaattaatcattaacactaaacttgattatcatcattaaactaggttatcaattatgaggattaatttgtcatttccaggaTTTTTTTTATAAGAGACACCttaaatgatcatgtaatgaccctttttatcCTATTAGAATGacacccctctaataaaccatgccgcccttacaaaatatattagaaaaatacaaaatatttgatttttgtgtGATTGCTTGTAAGTTGTAATGATATGAGTGTATGAATTAGTGGAAAGCTGGATAAAAGGAATTTGTGGAGTTAAGTACATCTTCCTGTAGTTTTCAAAGAGCCATGCCACTTGAGAATGACTCTTGAATCCAGAAGGCAGTTCCCTTCCAAACACATTCAGTACTAAGCTGGTGCTGGTGTTGATGACTCTGGATAAAATGGATATCAATATCTGTTGACCTGATGCTGCGAAGCTGCAACACCAGCaaaaaaaacatacataaaaaaattattagaaaCCAGATATCCAAAAAGGTCATTAGATGCAGAGATATGTACAACACTTCCCATCTCTAAAATGAAACGAAAAATGTATTTGCGGGATGTTATGAGGATTGCGCAACAGTAGGTCATTGTTTTAAAGTGCATATACACAAACCCCCAGTGACCAAAAACTCTTTATAATCCTAAACTACAGTCGAAGTTTCAGAGACATGACAATATGTTCTTTGAGGCATTTTACCAAAATGGTTTGATCAattcgttttctttcttttttgttggcaTATGATAGCAAATTTACAAAAAGTGGTGAAGGAGATAGAACATGTATTAAAGTTGAACCGTTAGCAGTTAAAACATGGGTAAAGAAATCATAACACACCCACTTCTCAAAATCACCCATTCATTTAAATTTAGGATACAAATTACATTTATCAATATTCATAGCAACCCCATACCTTTCCATATGCTTAGATTTAGTTTAACTAAATAGACGAATTGTTCTCATCCCAAGCTTCGACAGCAATATGTTTAAgtatggatcagcaaccaattgTTCGTCATCAGCATCACTCGGTATAGCAAGAGTATTGAGAGTTTGGTTGATTTGGGAAGAAAAAGGTTGGGAAGAAAAAGGGGGTGCAACTCAGTTAACTGGGTGAGTGAGTAAATGATCTCAAGGGGGCGCGTGTAAAGGTGGGTGGAAATAACTATAATATACCATAATCGGGACGACCGAAGGGAGTCCTTCTATACTGTCAATATGGAGGCTAAAAATGCATCGCTTGCAACGCTGTTTTCCATTTTTTAATCGATCCAATTAAatgggtattggtcgttttctctCGAAATTGAATCAACAATCGGAGAGTTATCGTCCCCGATTATGGTTAGGAGAAAATGGTTGGAAGTCGACCCAATTGACGGCTAATTAGGCATGAAAATGATCAAAAAACCGTCacctaaacttttaattttaatcttgatCGTTGGTTGTCAACAAAATTCACCCATCAAATTTAAAACTGTTACTGAAATGTTACAAAATTGTTACAATATAAGTTTTAGACAAATATAACTCTTATAAATGTTATAAATCACTGTTACAAATTTTGTTGCAAAATCTGTAACAAATTGTGTCACAAAAACAGGCTCCCTGACTTTGGTCGTCCCTGCACTGCTGTAGCATTCATCTAGTTCTGGTCTACCGGATTCGTCTTCTCTACCCGAACAGAAGAACAtctctgttttttgttttttgattgaaCAATCGATAAATCCAAATACCTTGTTATTAGAATAAGTAATAGATAAATTTAGTTAACGGGTCTATCTACAATTTTAGTCGTTACTACTTGTAAATTGGATTGTGATGCAGAAACCCCCACCTAGAatcaatcatcttcatcttcaacgttTAACTGAATATTTtccgttcaatttttttttgctctGATTTTGGATTTGTAGTCGATTCTGATTGATTCAATGGAGATTTAGAATAACTTTGAACTGTTAATTTGTTCgtttgattgttgttggtaaAAATTGTTGAACAatttgtgtaattatctcaaattaCAACTGAATTTggtgattttatttttcaattttatttcctctgcacATTTGTTGTGACCGACATCTTTGGTTCCTTTCATCACATAGGGACTCCCTCTAGTCGTCCAATTATACGTGTGATACAAAGGATAAGAACTTTGGTTTGCATCTAATCCGCCTGAACAGTCCAACGGCCAATTTACTAGTATATATGGCTGGTTGGAAGAAATTTGCTCTACCTCGGACATTTGGTTTTATGGCAACTTTTCGTTTGCGTAAAAATGACTCTTGTTCTCCCAGTAAAAGTAAATTATCTCTAAGAAATAACAGCCGACTGTCTAGCTCTTGTAAAAATCCAGCTTCCAATCCATTCTTTATATGCGGCTCAGCAGCTTCTTTGAATCTACTTTTTATGGCTTCTATCAATTGGACAGGTGAGGCTAGAGATAAACGTGTCAAGTAACAAAAGCCGGAGCACTCTATTGATCCTACTATTACATACACAGTGTTCGTCCCCCCAGAATTCCTCTAAATTCTCTTCTATTCCCCTATAAATTTCTCATTTCCACACTCACAcaaccagaaaaagaaaaagaaagttctAGGGTTTTTGAATCTCTCATCGACCCTGAATCTCTCACCCACCACTCTAATGGCATCCAGAAAAATTCACCTCTTCAGGCAATCAGGTATACACATCTTCTAGACTAGACTTTGCAATGAAATTTTTGATGTTgtgattattattattgtttttgattaattttgtatGCTCATGTGTTTAATTGATTCTGCAGCTGTGAAAGCTGGAACCCCTAAGGATTATTACATGAATCCGTCTGAGAGACTGATGGCCAAAAAATCTGGATGGAGTGTTGTGGAACATGAAGATTATATTGAGACGATATTCGACATGTCTGCTTTTAATTATAAGGAAGGTGAAATTATTTATGCCAAAGGATACAACTGTCAAGCTATTGGAGATTCTGTAAACAAGGATGATGACTGCGGTTACATTATGAACTCTGATTTCATTGATTTGAAGGGTATTGATGGTGAGATGAAAGATGGCCTTACTAAGACGTATTTTCCCAAAATCAAACGTGAAGATACTAAGAAGAAGAACGTTGTTGGATCTAGTTCAGCCTGAGTAGTATTAGTAACAGAAATGGAAGGTGGGTTgtttttctagtttttttttttcagctTTTTTTTCTAGGATTTCTGGTTTTAGTATCTAGGGGTTTTTGAGATTTATGGTGAGATTCGTATTTTGATGATCATCAGGGGCTTAATGATGTAGTCCTTCCATTTCTGTAATGATAAGAAAATTTGAGTAGTACTGGTAGTAAGAAAGTGTagtactagtactagtagtataaAAATGGAAGGTGCATTTCTATGAAAATTTCTTTCTAGctgttgttttctttattttctagcAGGAGGGTTTCTGGTTttagtttctagggtttttttaagAGTTATCTTGAGATCTGGTTGGTTATTTTGATCATCAGTAGGCTAAAATGATGAATCCACATCTGATGTAATCCTTCCATTTCTTTAGTGACTCATGGATATTAATTAGTACTGTTATGtttatctttttcttctcttttgcatTTGTTGATTCAACAAATCATTATAATGGTGTTGCCCATGATTCCATGAAAAATTCTGGAGTGAGAAAAGAAATATATTCTTTGTTAAAATAATTATGATGGTTTTGTACGTCCAGAGATGAACAGGCAACAGTTATGACACTAGAGACAGTAGAGTCAAGCTGTAAAAAAACAGCTTTCATTTTGGAAGAAAGCTTGAAATGGAAAATGTCAAAGAGATAAAGCTCACGGTTTA
This genomic stretch from Papaver somniferum cultivar HN1 chromosome 5, ASM357369v1, whole genome shotgun sequence harbors:
- the LOC113277978 gene encoding uncharacterized protein LOC113277978; protein product: MASRKIHLFRQSAVKAGTPKDYYMNPSERLMAKKSGWSVVEHEDYIETIFDMSAFNYKEGEIIYAKGYNCQAIGDSVNKDDDCGYIMNSDFIDLKGIDGEMKDGLTKTYFPKIKREDTKKKNVVGSSSA